Within the Polaribacter pectinis genome, the region GGTAAAGAATATCAAAATTTATTTTTAGTCTTTGCTACTGCTCCTTCTAAAGATAAAGCAATGTTAACTTGTTATATTTCTAAAGAACTAGCAAATGAACGTGGTTACGATGCTGGTAAGGTTGTTAGAGAATTAGGAAAACTAATTCACGGTGGTGGTGGTGGCCAAAACTTTTTTGCTACTGCTGGTGGTAAAAACCCAGGAGGAATTCCTAAAGCTTTAGAAAGAGCTGTTGATTATTTGGTGTAGATTCTTGCATAAATTTTAAACCATTTCGAAGATTCCTGGTCTAAATGGAATAAACTAGTTATTTGTTGTTTCAGATAAATTAGATTAAATTTGAGATAAATCAAATTAGTTTTTATCAAATTAAAAACTAAAAATTTATGCCTTATTTAGATACATATTCTGGAAGTTGGACAAAAAAAGAAGCCAGACATTTATTAAGAAGAGCTTCTTTTGGGGTTACTCAATCTTTAGTAGACACTTCAGTTTCTTTAGGTTTATCAGAAACTTTAAACATACTTTTTTCTGAAAATGAGTTGCCAAATCCACCTTTAAAATATGTTTTAGATGGTACTTCTAATGGCGAAGCTTTAGACCCAGCTGCAAATTATGGCGAAACCTGGATACATGGAGATGTTGTTCCTGTAGAAGACGCAAATACATCAGCAAAAAACATTATTTTAAGATATAGAACTCGTTCTTTATACGCTTGGTCTTACTTGCAAATGCAAAATGCAGAAATGTCTATTAGAGAAAAACTAACGCTTTTCTGGCATAACCATTTTGTTTCTGTGAATGGGAATCCGCATTTAGAATATTATTATATGAATTTGTTAAGAACCAATTCTTTGGGCAACTTTAAAGAATTGACAAAACAAATTACCATAGACCCTAATATGTTGCGTTTCTTAAGTGGAAATCAGAATTTAAACACTGCTCCTAATGAAAATTATTCTAGAGAGTTATTAGAGCTTTTTACTGTTGGTAAAGGTGATGCTGTTGGCAATGGAGATTATACTAATTACACAGAAAGTGATGTTATAGAAATTGCAAAAGTGTTAACAGGTTGGCGAACTAGAGGTTTAACTAACGCTGATGCTTTAACGTCATATTTTCAAAGTAATAGACATACAACTGGCGATAAAAATTTATCTCACAGGTTTAATAATGCTGTAATTTCTGAAAATGGAGACCAAGAATATAAAGATGTAATTGATAAAATTTTTGAACAGGAAGAATGTTCACTTTATATAACAAGGCAATTATATATTTGGTTTGTAAATTCTGAAATTACTTCAGAAATTGAAACAAATATTATTATTCCATTAGCTGAAATTGTTAGAAATAATGATTATGATATTAGTGAAGCTTTAAAGAAGTTATTAGCATCTGAACATTTTTTTGAAAATGTATTCTGCATGATTAAAAGTCCTTTAGATTTAATGCTTTCGGCTACAAAATCTTTATTACTTTCTGCACCAACCACTTCTGTAAAAGAAGAATATGAATTTGCTTACATACTATATTTGGCTTGTTCAGATTTAGAACAGTCAGTATTTAATCATCCAGATGTTGCAGGCTGGAAAGCCTATTATCAAGGACCTTTGTATTATAAAACTTGGGTAAATAATTTTTTACTACCCAAAAGATTAGAATATTGTAAAGTATTGGTAACTGGAGGCGATTTAGTTATAGATGATAAAAATTATACAGTTCCACCTTTAGTACCAGTTTTATTAATTGCTACAAATATTACAAATGCAGAAGATCCTAATATTTTAATTAATGAATTGGCTAGTCAGCTTTTTAATTATGAAATAACAGAAAGTCAAATCATTAGCTTAAAAGATATTTTAATTCCGGGTTTACCCGATTTTGAATGGACTATAGAATACACCGATTTTTTAGGAAATCCTTCTGATGACGCCATACGTATTTCTGTAGAAAATAAATTGAGAAGTTTAATTTCTGTAATGCTACAAATGTCTGAATTTCAAATTATGTAATGATGAAGAAGACACAAAAACTAAACCGTAGAGATTTTATAAAATTAAGTTCAGTAGCATCTGCTGCATTGCCATTTGCATTAAGTGGTTTTCCTCTATTCGCAAATGAAAAACCCAAAGAATATTCTTTTTTAGAAGATAATGAAAACATATTAGTTCTTATACAATTGCAAGGTGGAAATGATGGTTTAAATACCGTTTTTAACTTGAATCAATATGACAATTTACAAAGTGTACGCTCTAATATTATTATTCCAGAAAACGAATTATTAGAAATTGATGCTGTAACTCGTTTTCATCCATCTATGTTTGGAATGAAAGACATTTGGGAGCAAGAAAAACTATCTGTCATACAAAATGTAGGTTACCCAAATCAGAATCGTTCTCATTTTAGATCTACAGATATTTGGAATTCTGCATCCAATGCAAATGAATACGTTTCTAGTGGTTGGATTGGTCGTTTTTTTGATGTAAATCATTCAGAATTTCCAACAGATTACCCAAATACAGAAAACCCAGATCCGTTTGCAATTACTATTGGAAAAATTGTTTCAGAGACTTGCCAAGGCACAAGTGCTAACTTTTCTATGGCGCTAACAGACCCAGAAAATCCAGGAACAGCTTTGGTTTCTAATACTGGCGCTATACCTAATAATTGCTATGGAGATGCTTTAACTTTTGTAAATGAAACAGTTGCTCAAACAAATGCGTATGCAGAAGTTATTAAAACGGCAGCAAATGCAGGAAATAATTTATCTACAAAATATGATAGTTCTGATTTATCAGAAAAATTAAAAAATGTTGCTCGTTTAATTTCTGGCGGACTAAAAACAAAAGTATATGTTGTACAAATTGGTGGTTTCGACAATCATGACAATCAAGTTGTAGATGGAGAAACAAAAACAGGAAAACATGCAGATTTATTAGAAGAATTGTCGAGCGCAATGAACGCTTTTCAAGATGATTTGCAATTATTAAATGTTGATGATAAAGTAATTGGAATGACGTATTCTGAATTTGGAAGAAGAATTCGTTCGAATGGAGGTTTTGGAACAGATCATGGAACAGCAGCTCCTTTATTTCTATTCGGAAGTTGTGTAAAAGACCAAATTTTAGGTGATGCACCAGAAATTGATACAGCTGTAGATATTAATGAAGGTGTACAAATGCAATTCGATTTTAGAAATATTTACAGCACAATTCTAACAGATTGGCTAGGAGCTACAAAATCTGATGTAAATACTATTCTATTTAATGATTTTGATGCATTACCACTTTTTAAAGATGGATGTTCTGCAAGACTTTCTACAAATAACTTTCTATCGAAAGAATTAGAAATAAACGTATTTCCAAATCCATTTTTAGATTCTCTTAATATTACTTTTATAGGAAATAATGAAATGGTGAAAATTACATTATATAATACTATTGGTGCAGTTATAAAACAAATTACTAATCAAAAATATAGTAATTTGCAGCACACAATTAATGTTAATTTGCAAAACTTACCAAAAGGAAATTACTTTATATTGTATCAATCAAAAGAAATATCTAAAACTAAAAAAGTTTTAAAATATTAATGAAACTACAAACACAAATTCCAATAAAAAAAGAAGCTAGAAATCCTATTTCTTACGAATCTAAAATTCTATTAATTGGCTCTTGTTTTTCAGAAAATATTGGAAATAAATTAGATTATTATAAATTTCAGTCTGCTCAAAATCCATTCGGAATTCTATTTCAACCAAAAGCAATTGAAAAGCTTATTACAAGTGCGATTAATGAAAGGGAATATACTGTTGAAGATTTGGTATTTCAAAATGAACGCTGGCATTGTTTCGATGCACATTCGAGCTTAAGTTCTACGGATAAAAAT harbors:
- a CDS encoding DUF1800 domain-containing protein, whose amino-acid sequence is MPYLDTYSGSWTKKEARHLLRRASFGVTQSLVDTSVSLGLSETLNILFSENELPNPPLKYVLDGTSNGEALDPAANYGETWIHGDVVPVEDANTSAKNIILRYRTRSLYAWSYLQMQNAEMSIREKLTLFWHNHFVSVNGNPHLEYYYMNLLRTNSLGNFKELTKQITIDPNMLRFLSGNQNLNTAPNENYSRELLELFTVGKGDAVGNGDYTNYTESDVIEIAKVLTGWRTRGLTNADALTSYFQSNRHTTGDKNLSHRFNNAVISENGDQEYKDVIDKIFEQEECSLYITRQLYIWFVNSEITSEIETNIIIPLAEIVRNNDYDISEALKKLLASEHFFENVFCMIKSPLDLMLSATKSLLLSAPTTSVKEEYEFAYILYLACSDLEQSVFNHPDVAGWKAYYQGPLYYKTWVNNFLLPKRLEYCKVLVTGGDLVIDDKNYTVPPLVPVLLIATNITNAEDPNILINELASQLFNYEITESQIISLKDILIPGLPDFEWTIEYTDFLGNPSDDAIRISVENKLRSLISVMLQMSEFQIM
- a CDS encoding DUF1501 domain-containing protein; amino-acid sequence: MMKKTQKLNRRDFIKLSSVASAALPFALSGFPLFANEKPKEYSFLEDNENILVLIQLQGGNDGLNTVFNLNQYDNLQSVRSNIIIPENELLEIDAVTRFHPSMFGMKDIWEQEKLSVIQNVGYPNQNRSHFRSTDIWNSASNANEYVSSGWIGRFFDVNHSEFPTDYPNTENPDPFAITIGKIVSETCQGTSANFSMALTDPENPGTALVSNTGAIPNNCYGDALTFVNETVAQTNAYAEVIKTAANAGNNLSTKYDSSDLSEKLKNVARLISGGLKTKVYVVQIGGFDNHDNQVVDGETKTGKHADLLEELSSAMNAFQDDLQLLNVDDKVIGMTYSEFGRRIRSNGGFGTDHGTAAPLFLFGSCVKDQILGDAPEIDTAVDINEGVQMQFDFRNIYSTILTDWLGATKSDVNTILFNDFDALPLFKDGCSARLSTNNFLSKELEINVFPNPFLDSLNITFIGNNEMVKITLYNTIGAVIKQITNQKYSNLQHTINVNLQNLPKGNYFILYQSKEISKTKKVLKY